A window of Fretibacterium sp. OH1220_COT-178 contains these coding sequences:
- the sepF gene encoding cell division protein SepF, which yields MRKLMQLLGFYGDEDYEESEDYYEEKPKSSHKSFQARRREEVRPALAPLRMVFFKGVPSEEIKLRLRDALLDGVMILLDLHELDPQTFEEEGRPFINFMGGVAFAHKGRMEYIEPALYVVTPHEGMFEEWAEEELENVGPFDRQGR from the coding sequence GTGAGGAAGTTGATGCAGCTCTTGGGGTTCTATGGCGACGAGGATTACGAGGAATCCGAGGATTATTATGAGGAAAAGCCAAAATCGTCCCACAAGTCCTTTCAAGCCCGTCGAAGGGAAGAGGTTCGGCCTGCATTGGCCCCTTTGAGGATGGTCTTTTTCAAGGGGGTCCCCTCCGAGGAGATCAAGCTCAGGCTTCGGGATGCCCTGTTGGATGGAGTGATGATCCTTTTGGATCTTCATGAGCTCGACCCCCAGACTTTCGAGGAGGAGGGGCGTCCCTTCATCAACTTTATGGGCGGGGTGGCGTTTGCCCATAAGGGGCGGATGGAGTACATCGAACCCGCACTTTACGTCGTGACGCCACACGAGGGCATGTTCGAGGAGTGGGCTGAGGAGGAGCTGGAAAATGTCGGACCTTTTGACCGCCAAGGACGTTGA
- the recG gene encoding ATP-dependent DNA helicase RecG has product MTDLSSSVRFLRGVGEKRAQALARLGIFTVRDLLLFFPRRYEDRRTLVCVRDLRADATAALIAEVVSLHAPAYCGGPISVLLADETGRVRAVWFNGQRLATQLAVGTRLALYGKVEHRGGLQLTNPEFEILEEEEGPRSVGRIVPVYSLTASLAQKWLRRLIDETLDAYGGGLVDFLPRSIRERHRMRGLSEAVYELHHPEDRNSWLKARNRLAFDELFLLQTGLLLRRRRHEASSDARPIKPGRRFEALMGASLPFSLTGAQRRAVKEILRDMGSCTPMNRLLQGDVGSGKTLVAAAAILAAADSGVQSAFMVPTEILAQQHYFRLSHMFAPWGIETVLLTGGQRAAERRSVRASLQEGGAQVVVGTHAVLGDEVSFSNLGLVVVDEQHRFGVLQRKNLIAKGTMPHVLVMTATPIPRTLVLSVYGDLEVSVLDELPPGRRPIETRRAGFGNETALTELIREHVRSGGQIYWVCPVIEEEEGTEARAVTSRYALLLKALPELRIAMLHGRLPLEEKASIMNRFTAGEVDLLVSTLVIEVGLDVPNATLMIIEDAGRFGLAQLHQLRGRVGRGHARSVCVLLDGPTRSPEGEARLEIMARTSDGFALAEADLKQRGPGELCGIRQHGLTDFRVADLVRDRRILALARKEARELLLRDPQLAAESPLREELTRRLGDVLNLAGTA; this is encoded by the coding sequence ATGACGGATTTGTCCTCTTCGGTTCGGTTCCTTCGCGGTGTAGGAGAAAAGCGTGCCCAGGCCCTTGCCCGCCTGGGCATTTTTACTGTGAGGGATTTGCTCCTGTTCTTCCCTCGACGCTACGAGGATCGCCGAACGCTCGTGTGCGTGCGGGACCTGCGTGCCGACGCGACCGCCGCGCTGATCGCGGAAGTCGTTTCGCTTCATGCCCCCGCATATTGTGGAGGTCCGATCTCGGTGCTCCTGGCCGACGAGACCGGCAGGGTTCGCGCCGTTTGGTTCAACGGCCAGCGTCTTGCGACGCAGCTGGCCGTCGGAACCAGACTGGCCCTTTACGGAAAAGTGGAGCATCGAGGCGGCCTCCAGCTGACCAACCCCGAGTTCGAGATTCTGGAGGAGGAAGAGGGACCTCGCTCCGTCGGACGGATCGTTCCCGTCTACTCCCTCACGGCGTCACTCGCACAAAAATGGCTGAGGCGTCTGATCGATGAGACACTCGATGCCTATGGGGGCGGACTGGTGGATTTTCTCCCGCGTTCGATCCGGGAACGGCACCGCATGAGGGGGCTCTCGGAGGCGGTTTACGAACTGCATCACCCCGAGGACAGAAATTCATGGCTGAAGGCCAGAAACCGATTGGCCTTCGACGAGCTCTTTCTTCTTCAGACAGGGCTCTTGTTGCGCCGCAGGCGACACGAAGCCTCCTCGGACGCACGTCCCATCAAGCCGGGGCGGCGTTTCGAGGCCCTTATGGGCGCTTCTCTTCCCTTCTCCCTCACGGGGGCCCAACGGCGAGCCGTAAAAGAAATCTTGCGGGATATGGGGTCCTGCACTCCCATGAACCGCTTGCTCCAAGGGGATGTGGGGTCGGGAAAGACCCTGGTCGCCGCTGCGGCCATCCTGGCCGCAGCGGATTCCGGAGTTCAGTCGGCCTTCATGGTCCCGACCGAGATTCTGGCTCAGCAGCACTACTTTAGACTCAGCCATATGTTTGCCCCCTGGGGAATCGAAACCGTCCTTCTGACCGGAGGGCAAAGGGCCGCCGAGCGCCGCTCCGTGCGGGCCTCGCTGCAGGAGGGCGGGGCACAGGTTGTCGTCGGTACCCATGCCGTACTCGGAGACGAGGTCTCCTTCTCCAATCTGGGGCTGGTGGTCGTGGATGAGCAGCATCGTTTTGGCGTCCTCCAGAGGAAGAATCTGATCGCAAAGGGGACGATGCCCCACGTCCTGGTGATGACGGCGACGCCGATTCCCAGGACCCTGGTCCTTTCGGTCTACGGCGACCTGGAGGTCTCCGTACTGGACGAGCTTCCTCCCGGGCGGAGGCCCATCGAGACCCGGCGTGCCGGATTTGGGAACGAGACAGCCCTGACGGAACTGATCCGAGAGCACGTCCGCAGCGGGGGGCAGATTTACTGGGTTTGCCCCGTCATCGAGGAGGAAGAGGGAACGGAGGCGAGAGCGGTCACCTCCCGTTATGCCCTCCTTCTGAAGGCGCTGCCCGAGCTCCGCATCGCCATGCTGCACGGGCGTCTTCCCCTGGAGGAGAAGGCCTCGATCATGAACCGTTTTACGGCGGGGGAGGTCGATCTTCTGGTCTCGACGCTCGTGATCGAGGTTGGATTGGATGTCCCCAATGCGACCCTCATGATCATCGAGGACGCCGGTCGGTTCGGGCTGGCGCAGCTTCACCAGTTGAGGGGGCGGGTAGGGCGCGGCCATGCGCGTAGCGTCTGCGTCCTTTTGGATGGGCCGACGCGCTCGCCGGAGGGGGAGGCTCGCCTCGAGATCATGGCCCGGACTTCGGACGGTTTCGCTCTGGCCGAGGCGGATCTGAAACAGCGGGGGCCGGGGGAACTCTGTGGGATCCGGCAGCATGGACTCACCGATTTCCGCGTCGCCGATCTGGTGCGGGATCGAAGAATACTCGCCCTGGCACGGAAAGAAGCCCGGGAACTTCTTTTACGGGACCCGCAGCTTGCCGCGGAATCCCCGCTCAGGGAGGAATTGACGAGACGGCTCGGGGATGTTTTGAACCTTGCAGGAACCGCGTGA
- a CDS encoding YggS family pyridoxal phosphate-dependent enzyme — translation MTVENRILDVKERIARCAERAGRDASEVCLVGVTKTRTVAEMREAAPWLDAFGENRVQEALSKRKEWGADPGPKWRLIGHLQGNKARKAIELFDSVDSVDSIAIASTLDRIALELDRTLPVLIEVNTAEEGSKTGAAPDDFPRLLDHVLRSSRLALQGLMTIGPLTEDEVRVRTAFASLRELLLKARASSGLALPVLSMGMSGDFEWAILEGSTMVRVGTALFGVR, via the coding sequence ATGACTGTTGAGAACAGAATTCTGGATGTCAAGGAGCGGATCGCTCGCTGCGCAGAGCGTGCCGGCAGGGACGCCTCCGAGGTTTGCCTCGTGGGGGTGACCAAGACAAGGACGGTAGCGGAGATGCGCGAGGCCGCGCCTTGGCTCGACGCCTTCGGAGAAAACCGGGTTCAGGAGGCGCTCTCCAAGAGAAAGGAATGGGGTGCCGATCCGGGCCCCAAGTGGCGTCTTATCGGCCATCTGCAGGGGAACAAGGCTCGTAAGGCGATAGAGTTGTTTGACAGCGTGGATTCCGTAGATTCCATTGCGATCGCCTCCACGCTCGATCGTATAGCGCTCGAGCTCGATCGCACGCTTCCCGTCCTCATCGAGGTGAATACTGCGGAGGAGGGAAGCAAGACGGGGGCGGCACCGGACGACTTCCCAAGGTTGTTGGACCACGTTCTTCGATCCTCTCGTCTCGCCTTGCAGGGGCTGATGACGATAGGCCCGTTGACGGAGGATGAGGTTCGGGTGAGAACGGCCTTTGCCTCTTTGAGGGAACTGCTTTTGAAAGCCCGGGCCTCCTCCGGCTTGGCCCTGCCGGTTCTCTCCATGGGGATGAGTGGGGATTTCGAGTGGGCCATCCTGGAGGGCAGTACGATGGTACGCGTCGGAACGGCTCTTTTTGGTGTTCGCTGA
- a CDS encoding DivIVA domain-containing protein — translation MSDLLTAKDVEVKAFKKASFGGYAIPEVEEFLNQIADDLEAYSVRLDERERRIQELEDYVKKQESMTDMIKDALIQARKSAKEMEEEARLQTEQILDQARQEAENRLAESESRLEKLEFEIKDRLDEANRSAEQILQEARAAASDILKEAQQVRQDTQKRWENLERDIAARKKEATEQVEEMLVSARMEARRTIEQSSSEVEAYESRLRFLNLQKQQFLRDTVSLLIDFGQMVDKAQQEFELEMAEKSEGTPSSEEGTPSLSLSRWSRDREDN, via the coding sequence ATGTCGGACCTTTTGACCGCCAAGGACGTTGAGGTAAAAGCATTCAAGAAGGCCTCTTTCGGAGGTTATGCGATTCCGGAGGTCGAGGAATTCCTGAACCAGATCGCGGACGACCTCGAAGCCTACTCCGTGCGTCTCGACGAGCGGGAACGGCGGATACAGGAGCTCGAAGACTACGTCAAGAAGCAGGAGTCCATGACCGATATGATCAAGGACGCTCTGATTCAGGCGCGCAAGAGCGCAAAAGAGATGGAGGAAGAGGCTCGGCTGCAGACGGAACAGATTTTGGATCAGGCTCGGCAGGAGGCCGAAAACCGGCTGGCCGAATCGGAGTCCAGGTTGGAAAAACTGGAGTTCGAGATCAAGGATCGCCTCGATGAGGCCAATCGCTCCGCCGAACAGATCCTGCAGGAGGCCAGGGCGGCAGCCTCGGACATCCTGAAGGAGGCCCAGCAGGTGCGACAGGACACGCAGAAGCGCTGGGAAAACCTGGAGCGGGATATTGCCGCCCGGAAAAAAGAGGCGACGGAGCAGGTCGAGGAGATGCTCGTCTCCGCTCGCATGGAGGCCCGCCGAACCATCGAGCAATCCTCCAGTGAGGTCGAGGCTTACGAGAGCAGGCTGCGGTTCCTGAACCTACAAAAGCAGCAGTTTTTGAGGGATACCGTCTCCCTTTTGATTGATTTCGGCCAGATGGTGGACAAGGCTCAGCAGGAGTTCGAGCTGGAGATGGCGGAAAAATCGGAGGGGACTCCCTCGAGTGAAGAGGGGACTCCTTCCCTTTCGCTCTCCCGTTGGTCTCGCGACAGGGAGGACAATTGA